A single region of the Thermoanaerobacterium aotearoense genome encodes:
- a CDS encoding site-2 protease family protein, which translates to MSFHEFSHGYVADKLGDPTPRQSGRLTLNPLAHIDPLGLIMLFIIYFGWAKPLPINPYYFKDRRKGVLYVALAGPLSNVFLAIITRILMFYVGNIPVLGLFLTILYQYNLVFAVFNIIPIPPLDGSKVLWSILPQKEAYIYSQYEQYGQIVLLLLLFTGIINLFMTPLMMGLDRLISKIILFPFGVG; encoded by the coding sequence ATGAGTTTTCATGAATTTAGCCATGGATATGTAGCAGATAAATTAGGCGATCCTACGCCTAGGCAAAGCGGAAGACTTACATTAAATCCACTGGCCCACATAGATCCTTTAGGACTAATTATGCTGTTTATTATATACTTTGGTTGGGCTAAGCCATTACCAATAAACCCATATTATTTTAAAGACAGAAGAAAAGGCGTTTTATATGTGGCTCTGGCTGGTCCCCTTTCTAACGTTTTTTTGGCTATAATAACGCGAATTCTGATGTTTTATGTTGGAAACATTCCTGTATTAGGACTTTTTTTGACTATACTATATCAATACAATTTGGTTTTTGCTGTGTTTAATATAATTCCTATTCCACCGTTAGATGGTTCAAAGGTTTTGTGGAGCATTCTTCCTCAGAAAGAAGCGTATATCTATTCGCAATATGAACAATATGGACAAATTGTTTTGCTATTGCTTCTATTTACAGGAATAATTAATTTATTTATGACTCCGCTAATGATGGGATTAGATAGATTAATTTCTAAAATAATTTTGTTTCCGTTTGGAGTGGGATAA